The following proteins come from a genomic window of bacterium:
- the rpmJ gene encoding 50S ribosomal protein L36 yields MKVRVSVKKICDQCKVVKRGRVLRIICKNPKHKQRQK; encoded by the coding sequence ATGAAAGTAAGAGTTTCAGTTAAGAAAATATGTGATCAGTGTAAGGTGGTAAAAAGGGGTCGTGTTCTTAGGATTATTTGTAAGAATCCAAAACATAAGCAAAGACAGAAGTAG
- a CDS encoding DNA-directed RNA polymerase subunit alpha, translating to MSLKLKNFEMPQKVKCDDKVSNNTFGKFTIEPFERGFGTTIGNALRRVMLSSLEGTAVKAVRIKNVLHEFSTIKDVKEDVVEIILNLKQLIVKSSGDSPKVLALKVKGAKEVKASNIKVSSGVAIINPDLHIATLNKNAELDMEIHVGKGRGYITAEENKEKKQPVDLISIDSFFSPVRRVSYTVEDARVGQRTNYDRLILEVRTDGTVSPYDAIVSAAEIINEHLMLFIAPEKIKTEEVEQVSEEEKKREGYLKQNINELELSVRASNCLRAANIKTIGELVQKTEANMLKYRNFGKKSLNEIREILSKMGLDFKGKSEASKDLKEEKKEEKLKTQTKKKK from the coding sequence ATGTCTTTAAAGTTAAAAAATTTCGAGATGCCCCAAAAAGTGAAATGTGATGATAAGGTGTCTAATAATACATTTGGGAAATTTACAATAGAGCCTTTTGAGCGTGGTTTTGGTACAACCATAGGTAATGCGCTTCGTAGAGTTATGCTTTCTTCGTTAGAAGGTACGGCTGTTAAAGCTGTTAGAATAAAAAATGTTCTTCATGAATTTTCTACAATAAAGGATGTAAAAGAGGATGTTGTTGAGATAATTTTGAATTTAAAACAGTTAATTGTAAAGAGTTCGGGGGATTCTCCCAAGGTACTGGCTCTTAAGGTAAAAGGCGCTAAAGAGGTAAAAGCATCTAATATTAAAGTAAGCAGCGGAGTAGCGATTATTAATCCGGATTTACACATAGCTACACTCAATAAAAATGCTGAGTTGGATATGGAGATTCATGTTGGCAAAGGAAGAGGATACATAACTGCAGAAGAAAATAAAGAGAAAAAGCAGCCAGTTGATTTAATAAGTATTGATTCATTCTTTTCCCCGGTAAGACGAGTGAGTTATACTGTAGAAGATGCAAGAGTTGGACAGCGGACGAATTATGATAGACTAATCTTGGAAGTACGGACAGATGGAACTGTTTCTCCATATGATGCTATTGTTTCTGCTGCAGAGATTATTAATGAACATTTGATGTTATTTATAGCTCCTGAAAAGATAAAAACTGAGGAAGTAGAGCAGGTTAGTGAAGAGGAGAAAAAAAGAGAGGGGTATTTAAAGCAGAACATAAACGAGTTAGAATTATCTGTTAGAGCGTCCAATTGTCTGAGGGCAGCAAATATTAAAACAATTGGAGAACTTGTACAAAAAACAGAAGCTAACATGCTCAAATATAGAAATTTTGGGAAGAAATCTTTGAATGAAATAAGGGAAATTTTGAGTAAAATGGGATTAGATTTTAAAGGCAAGTCAGAAGCCTCAAAGGATTTGAAAGAAGAGAAAAAAGAAGAAAAATTAAAAACGCAAACCAAAAAGAAGAAGTAA
- the rpsD gene encoding 30S ribosomal protein S4, translated as MGRYIGPVCRLCRRDGEKLFLKGRVCNTEKCALEKRNAALGKRVQRKRKMSDFGLRLREKQKAKRIYGILEKQFKGYYKIAAKSKGVTGDILLELLERRLDNVVFRCSFATTRRESRQLIRHGHFLVNGRVVDIPSYLVNPNEKVQIKAKDKECDFFKDIIEITKEKEIPPWLEVDKKDLTGKILRVPSREEMGVSLKEQLIVELYSK; from the coding sequence TTGGGTAGATATATTGGGCCGGTTTGTAGATTGTGTAGGAGAGATGGAGAAAAGTTGTTTTTGAAAGGCAGGGTTTGCAATACTGAAAAATGTGCATTGGAGAAAAGAAATGCTGCTCTAGGTAAGCGCGTTCAGAGAAAACGAAAGATGTCAGATTTCGGCTTAAGGTTAAGAGAAAAACAAAAAGCAAAGAGAATATACGGTATTTTAGAGAAGCAATTCAAGGGATATTATAAAATAGCTGCTAAGAGCAAGGGCGTAACAGGAGATATATTGTTAGAGTTATTAGAGAGGCGTTTAGATAATGTTGTTTTTCGCTGTAGTTTTGCAACGACTAGAAGAGAGTCCAGGCAATTGATAAGACATGGTCACTTTCTTGTAAATGGAAGAGTGGTAGATATTCCCTCATATTTAGTAAATCCGAATGAAAAAGTACAGATAAAAGCGAAAGATAAAGAATGTGATTTTTTTAAAGATATAATTGAGATAACAAAGGAAAAGGAGATTCCTCCTTGGCTGGAAGTTGATAAGAAAGATCTCACAGGGAAGATACTCAGGGTTCCATCTCGTGAGGAAATGGGAGTGTCCTTAAAAGAACAACTGATTGTTGAATTGTATTCAAAATAA
- the rplQ gene encoding 50S ribosomal protein L17: MRHRKAGRKLGRTSSHRQALFMNLLCALFEHEKIKTTEAKGKEIKRLGDKLISLAKRGDLHARRIAAATIVNKKILTKLFNKIAPELKDRQGGYIRLIKIGARLGDAAPQVIVEIVK, encoded by the coding sequence ATGCGGCATAGAAAAGCGGGTAGAAAACTGGGCAGGACCTCAAGCCATAGGCAAGCTTTGTTTATGAATTTATTATGTGCTCTATTTGAGCATGAAAAGATTAAAACAACAGAGGCAAAAGGTAAAGAGATTAAAAGATTAGGTGATAAATTAATCAGTTTAGCAAAAAGAGGGGATTTACACGCCAGGCGCATAGCAGCAGCTACAATTGTTAACAAAAAAATATTAACAAAGTTATTTAATAAAATCGCTCCTGAGCTTAAGGATAGGCAAGGTGGATATATACGTTTGATAAAGATAGGTGCACGGCTCGGAGACGCTGCTCCACAGGTTATTGTAGAAATTGTTAAGTAA
- a CDS encoding FAD-binding protein, with translation MPIKIILNKCTGCRKCIPVCPFSAIEVVEKKAKILDNCTLCGACVDACRFDAIVLDKEEKKISTDEYKGILVFAEQRHDELQTVTLELLNEARKLADILKEELSVVLLGNKVDKIAKELLFFGADRVYLASDPKLESYKNSVYTDVLAHVINKYKPEIFLIGATTIGRSLAPRVAVRIQTGLTADCTGLSIDMDKRLLLQTRPAFGGNIMATIICPQHRPQMATVRPKVFKKPERNPDRKGEIVKIGFELKIDDLVAKIVDTIVVESQVVDLQEAEIIVSGGRGLGKAENFNLIKDLANSIGAAVGASRATVDAGWIPSYHQVGQTGKTVQPRLYIACGISGAVQHLVGMRSSDIIVAINKDPDAPIFQVATYGIVADLFDIVPALTSKLKQVLS, from the coding sequence ATGCCAATAAAAATTATTCTTAACAAATGCACAGGTTGCAGAAAATGCATCCCTGTCTGTCCATTTTCTGCTATAGAGGTAGTAGAGAAAAAAGCTAAAATTCTGGATAATTGCACATTATGCGGAGCATGTGTGGATGCATGCAGATTTGATGCAATAGTTTTGGACAAAGAAGAGAAAAAAATATCAACTGATGAATATAAAGGTATATTGGTTTTTGCAGAACAAAGACATGATGAACTTCAGACTGTAACACTGGAACTATTGAATGAGGCAAGGAAATTAGCGGATATATTAAAGGAAGAATTATCAGTAGTTTTGCTTGGGAATAAAGTTGATAAAATTGCCAAGGAGCTGCTATTCTTTGGCGCAGACAGGGTATATCTGGCAAGTGATCCTAAATTAGAATCTTATAAGAATAGTGTGTATACGGACGTTCTAGCGCATGTAATTAATAAATATAAACCGGAGATTTTTCTCATTGGCGCAACAACAATAGGCAGGTCTTTGGCTCCAAGAGTAGCTGTGAGGATTCAGACTGGTCTAACAGCGGATTGTACAGGGCTAAGTATTGACATGGACAAGAGACTGTTATTGCAAACCAGACCTGCATTTGGCGGTAATATTATGGCAACAATTATATGCCCTCAGCATCGTCCTCAGATGGCAACAGTTAGACCTAAGGTTTTTAAAAAGCCAGAGAGAAATCCTGATAGAAAAGGAGAGATAGTAAAAATAGGGTTTGAGCTAAAGATTGATGATTTAGTTGCAAAGATTGTAGATACAATAGTAGTGGAATCGCAAGTAGTTGATCTACAAGAGGCGGAAATTATTGTCTCTGGTGGACGAGGCTTAGGTAAAGCGGAGAATTTTAACTTAATAAAAGACCTTGCCAATAGTATTGGCGCAGCAGTGGGTGCGTCGAGAGCGACAGTTGATGCAGGATGGATCCCTTCTTATCATCAAGTAGGCCAGACAGGGAAGACAGTTCAACCTAGATTGTATATCGCATGTGGAATATCTGGAGCAGTTCAACATTTAGTTGGCATGCGTTCGTCTGATATAATTGTAGCTATTAACAAAGATCCAGATGCACCCATATTCCAAGTTGCAACTTATGGAATTGTCGCAGATCTGTTTGATATAGTTCCAGCTCTTACTAGTAAACTAAAACAAGTTTTATCTTGA
- the infA gene encoding translation initiation factor IF-1, translated as MGKEEAIEVRGKVVDTLPNAMFRVELENGHKVLAHLGGKMRMRYIKILSGDEVSVEPSPYDLTRGRIVYRFK; from the coding sequence GTGGGTAAAGAAGAAGCAATAGAAGTAAGGGGCAAAGTAGTGGATACATTACCCAATGCAATGTTTAGAGTAGAGTTAGAAAACGGGCATAAAGTGCTGGCTCATCTCGGCGGTAAGATGAGAATGCGATATATAAAAATTCTTTCAGGGGATGAAGTAAGTGTTGAGCCTTCTCCTTATGATTTAACAAGAGGGCGAATCGTATACAGGTTTAAATAA
- the ftsY gene encoding signal recognition particle-docking protein FtsY, with amino-acid sequence MKHNLNNALFKTRSRILSGLKKIKSVLGPHLEHEILEKLEEILITADIGVRTTHKIINNLESSIHNTDKNDFQAILCALERELLKVFERNNQREILPQHQLTGCKMPLKVILAVGVNGVGKTTSIVKIAHRYKKQGKEVLLVATDTFRAAANEQIEILADRANLELIKSRYGADPASVLYDGMISAEKTRKDIVLIDTAGRLHTKINLMEEMKKMNRVICKNIQPSNIEVLLIIDSTAGHNAVYQTKIFLENLGVTGIMLTKLDGTAKGGIVIAIEDELGIPVKVVGIGEGIDDIENFVPADFVKAILYE; translated from the coding sequence TTGAAACATAATCTAAATAACGCACTTTTCAAAACGAGATCTCGTATACTCTCAGGATTAAAGAAAATAAAGAGTGTTTTGGGACCACATCTAGAACATGAGATTCTGGAGAAATTGGAAGAGATCTTGATAACAGCTGATATTGGAGTTAGGACAACCCATAAGATCATAAATAATTTAGAAAGCTCAATACATAATACTGATAAAAATGATTTTCAGGCTATTTTGTGTGCATTAGAAAGAGAATTACTAAAGGTTTTTGAAAGAAATAATCAGAGAGAAATTCTTCCACAACACCAGTTGACTGGATGTAAGATGCCTTTGAAAGTTATATTAGCTGTTGGTGTAAATGGGGTTGGCAAAACAACCAGTATTGTAAAGATTGCACATAGATATAAAAAGCAGGGAAAAGAGGTTTTACTTGTTGCAACAGACACATTTAGAGCAGCAGCAAACGAGCAGATAGAGATATTGGCTGACAGGGCAAATTTGGAACTTATAAAATCTCGATATGGAGCTGACCCTGCTTCTGTTTTGTATGATGGAATGATATCAGCAGAAAAAACCAGAAAGGATATTGTGTTAATTGATACAGCTGGTAGATTACACACAAAAATAAATCTAATGGAAGAAATGAAAAAGATGAACAGGGTAATATGCAAAAATATACAACCATCTAATATTGAAGTGTTATTAATAATAGACTCTACAGCAGGACATAATGCTGTGTATCAGACAAAGATTTTTTTAGAGAATCTGGGAGTTACAGGCATAATGTTAACAAAGTTGGATGGTACAGCAAAAGGAGGCATAGTTATTGCTATTGAGGACGAATTAGGAATACCTGTGAAAGTTGTTGGTATAGGAGAGGGAATAGATGATATAGAAAATTTTGTGCCTGCTGACTTTGTAAAGGCAATATTATATGAATAA
- the rpsM gene encoding 30S ribosomal protein S13: MARIHGVDLPKDKRVVIGLTYIYGIGRALSIKILKIVNVSPDKRVKDLTEDEISKIASIMQEGYEIEGSLRRNVVSHIRRLIDIGSYRGTRHRKNLPLRGQRTRTNARTRKGPRKIVMRARQKESKE; encoded by the coding sequence ATGGCTAGAATTCATGGTGTAGATTTACCAAAAGATAAGAGAGTCGTAATAGGGTTAACATATATTTACGGTATAGGTAGAGCGTTATCCATAAAGATTCTAAAGATTGTGAATGTTTCTCCAGACAAGCGAGTGAAAGATTTAACAGAAGATGAAATAAGTAAGATTGCCTCTATAATGCAGGAAGGTTATGAAATAGAAGGTTCCTTGCGTCGTAATGTGGTTTCTCATATTAGAAGGTTGATTGATATAGGCTCGTATAGAGGGACTAGACATCGTAAAAATTTGCCGCTTAGAGGGCAAAGAACGAGGACCAATGCAAGAACTAGAAAGGGGCCAAGAAAGATAGTAATGAGAGCTAGGCAGAAAGAGAGTAAAGAATAA
- the rpsK gene encoding 30S ribosomal protein S11, translated as MTKVKKKTKKSVRKVTKNVPSGVVYIQATFNNTIVTITDLSGNVISWASAGNSGFSGSRKSTPFAAQVTAGTAAQKAIACGMRQVEVYVKGPGSGRETAIRALQSAGLGINLIKDVTPVPHNGCRPPKRRRV; from the coding sequence ATGACTAAAGTGAAGAAAAAAACTAAGAAATCGGTCAGGAAAGTAACTAAAAATGTTCCTTCTGGTGTTGTTTATATCCAGGCAACATTTAATAATACAATAGTTACTATAACGGACCTTTCAGGTAATGTTATATCATGGGCAAGCGCTGGTAACAGTGGCTTTTCAGGTTCAAGAAAAAGCACGCCGTTTGCAGCGCAAGTAACTGCTGGAACAGCTGCGCAGAAGGCTATTGCGTGTGGAATGAGACAAGTTGAGGTTTATGTAAAAGGACCTGGAAGTGGTAGAGAAACAGCAATAAGGGCTCTCCAGTCAGCAGGATTAGGAATAAATTTGATAAAGGATGTAACGCCTGTACCACATAATGGGTGCAGGCCGCCTAAGAGAAGAAGAGTCTAA
- a CDS encoding adenylate kinase, whose protein sequence is MYIILLGAPGVGKGTLAEMIARKFGIFHLSTGDILRDNVNNETYVGNQAREYMDNGKLVPDDIMIQMVEGRVLEEDCKTGFILDGFPRTIKQAEALELIFDELNIVVDAILNLKASQEIIIERLSGRRTCKNCGEIYHIKNIPPKVEDKCDKCADRLYQRDDDKKDVVKERLMVYKTQTKKLISYYKKQDSFCEINANKKADEMFVEVYNCLGRVSKSG, encoded by the coding sequence ATGTATATAATTCTATTAGGGGCTCCAGGAGTAGGTAAGGGAACACTAGCTGAGATGATTGCGAGAAAATTTGGTATATTTCATCTATCTACAGGGGATATTCTTAGAGATAATGTCAATAATGAAACTTATGTGGGAAATCAAGCCAGAGAGTATATGGATAATGGGAAACTGGTTCCTGATGATATTATGATACAAATGGTAGAAGGAAGAGTTCTCGAAGAAGATTGTAAAACTGGTTTTATATTGGATGGGTTCCCCAGGACTATAAAACAAGCCGAGGCATTGGAATTGATATTCGATGAGCTTAATATAGTTGTTGACGCGATTCTTAATTTAAAAGCATCTCAGGAGATAATTATAGAAAGACTTTCTGGGAGAAGGACGTGTAAGAATTGCGGGGAAATTTATCATATTAAGAATATTCCTCCTAAGGTTGAGGATAAGTGTGACAAGTGTGCTGATAGGTTGTATCAGCGCGACGATGATAAAAAAGATGTTGTGAAAGAGAGATTGATGGTGTATAAGACACAAACAAAAAAATTAATCTCATATTATAAAAAGCAAGATTCGTTCTGTGAAATTAATGCCAATAAAAAAGCTGATGAAATGTTTGTGGAAGTCTATAACTGCTTAGGAAGAGTGAGTAAAAGTGGGTAA